A single genomic interval of Streptomyces sp. BA2 harbors:
- a CDS encoding fructose-specific PTS transporter subunit EIIC, whose protein sequence is MTHPADPPIGGSSGEQKKLKLLAVTACPTGIAHTYMAAEKLSQAAESLGIDMKVETQGSIGAENVLTDNDVRDADGIIIAADKDVDRGRFVGKRVLSVGVSEGISRPEQLIEQVQSAPVHGGGGGGGSAEAAASGGGGGKERSLAYKALMNGVSYMIPFVVVGGLLIAISLALGGDATAKGYVIPEGTFWAHVNAIGVIGFTLMVPILSGYIAYAIGDRPALVPGMIGGWIANTGELYDSKAGAGFIGAIVTGFLAGYLVLWIKKVKVPKFAQPIMPIIVIPIVATTALGLFFIYVIGKPISWIFEHLTDWLSGMTGTSAILLGAILGLMIAFDMGGPVNKTAFLFGTGLIATGNQTVMGMCAAAIPVMPLGQGLATLIRRRLYSEQERETGMAALFMGLFGISEGAIPFAAARPAQVIPANMLGGAVAGAIAGLASVKDAVPHGGPIVAVLGAVGGVPMFFLAIAIGTVVTAITTVTLVDISERKRRGQPVVDVPGGPEPVLAGVGAGAVAAGGTSTPQKAPAPAPAAPAAPEEDEVLSGYLTEQTVKVQLDSADKDSAIREMANLLASTGKVDDVEELVRTALRREAQGTTGLGEEIAIPHAKTDAVTSPVVGFARSAEGIEWGALDGTKAKLIFMISVPEAAAGDEHLRILALLSRKLMDTGFRERLEAAPDERAVLEVLREVQ, encoded by the coding sequence GTGACCCATCCGGCCGATCCCCCCATAGGCGGGAGCAGCGGCGAGCAGAAGAAGCTCAAGCTGCTCGCCGTGACCGCCTGTCCGACCGGTATCGCCCACACGTACATGGCGGCGGAGAAGCTCTCGCAGGCGGCGGAGAGCCTCGGCATCGACATGAAGGTGGAGACGCAGGGCTCCATCGGGGCCGAGAACGTCTTGACTGACAACGATGTCAGGGACGCCGACGGCATCATCATCGCGGCCGACAAGGACGTCGACCGCGGCCGTTTCGTGGGCAAGCGCGTGCTGTCCGTCGGGGTGTCCGAGGGCATCAGCCGCCCTGAACAGCTGATCGAGCAGGTGCAGAGCGCGCCCGTGCACGGCGGAGGCGGTGGCGGCGGGTCCGCCGAAGCGGCCGCATCCGGAGGCGGAGGCGGCAAGGAGCGGAGTCTCGCGTACAAGGCGCTGATGAACGGCGTCTCGTACATGATTCCGTTCGTCGTGGTCGGTGGTCTGCTGATCGCGATCTCGCTCGCGCTCGGCGGCGACGCGACCGCCAAGGGCTATGTGATCCCCGAGGGCACCTTCTGGGCGCACGTCAACGCCATCGGAGTCATCGGCTTCACGCTGATGGTGCCGATCCTCTCCGGCTACATCGCCTATGCGATCGGCGACCGGCCCGCGCTCGTGCCCGGCATGATCGGCGGCTGGATCGCCAACACCGGCGAGCTGTACGACTCCAAGGCGGGCGCCGGCTTCATCGGGGCCATCGTGACCGGCTTCCTCGCCGGTTATCTGGTGCTGTGGATCAAGAAGGTCAAGGTCCCGAAGTTCGCCCAGCCGATCATGCCGATCATCGTGATCCCCATCGTCGCGACGACGGCACTCGGCCTCTTCTTCATCTACGTCATCGGCAAGCCGATCTCGTGGATCTTCGAGCATCTGACCGACTGGCTCAGCGGGATGACCGGGACCAGCGCGATCCTGCTCGGCGCGATTCTCGGGCTGATGATCGCGTTCGACATGGGCGGCCCGGTCAACAAGACCGCCTTCCTGTTCGGTACGGGCCTCATCGCGACCGGCAACCAGACCGTCATGGGCATGTGCGCCGCGGCGATCCCGGTCATGCCGCTCGGTCAGGGTCTGGCCACGCTGATCAGGCGCCGTCTTTACTCCGAGCAGGAGCGCGAGACCGGCATGGCCGCACTGTTCATGGGCTTGTTCGGCATCTCGGAGGGTGCGATCCCCTTCGCGGCCGCACGGCCGGCGCAGGTCATCCCGGCGAACATGCTCGGCGGCGCCGTCGCCGGTGCGATCGCGGGTCTCGCGAGCGTGAAGGACGCGGTGCCGCACGGCGGACCGATCGTGGCGGTTCTCGGCGCCGTCGGGGGCGTACCGATGTTCTTCCTCGCCATCGCCATCGGCACCGTGGTCACGGCCATCACCACGGTCACCCTGGTCGACATCAGCGAGCGCAAGCGGCGCGGGCAGCCGGTCGTCGATGTCCCGGGCGGTCCCGAGCCGGTGCTCGCCGGTGTGGGCGCCGGAGCCGTCGCCGCAGGCGGTACAAGCACCCCGCAGAAGGCCCCCGCGCCCGCCCCCGCGGCGCCGGCCGCCCCCGAGGAGGACGAGGTCCTCTCCGGCTATCTCACCGAACAGACCGTGAAGGTCCAGCTGGACTCCGCCGACAAGGACTCCGCGATCCGCGAGATGGCGAACCTCCTTGCGTCCACCGGCAAGGTCGACGACGTCGAGGAGCTCGTGCGGACCGCGCTGCGCCGCGAGGCCCAGGGCACCACGGGGCTCGGCGAGGAGATCGCCATCCCGCACGCCAAGACCGATGCGGTGACCTCGCCGGTCGTCGGGTTCGCGCGGTCCGCCGAGGGCATCGAGTGGGGTGCGCTCGACGGTACGAAGGCCAAGCTCATCTTCATGATCTCCGTACCGGAGGCGGCCGCGGGCGACGAGCACCTGCGGATTCTCGCGCTCCTGTCGCGCAAGCTCATGGACACCGGCTTCCGGGAGCGGCTCGAGGCGGCGCCCGACGAGCGGGCGGTCCTCGAAGTACTGCGCGAGGTTCAGTAG
- a CDS encoding cation diffusion facilitator family transporter: MSASGGTKAIVAALVANLAIAVAKFVAFLFSGSSSMLAESVHSLADSGNQGLLLLGGKKAQREATPQHPFGYGRERYIYAFLVSIVLFSVGGMFAIYEGYEKIKHPHEIEAWYWPVGVLVFAIIAETFSFRTAIKESNLTRGKLTWTQFVRRAKAPELPVVLLEDLGALVGLILALAGVSLALATGDGVWDGIGTLCIGILLILIAIILAAETKSLLLGEAAGTDEVEKIEKALVDGDTVTRVIHMRTLHLGPEELLVAAKIAVHQNETAAQVAAAINAAEERIRAAVPIARVIYLEPDIYDETAAAEGTNPAKSPGSN; this comes from the coding sequence ATGAGCGCGTCAGGCGGAACAAAGGCGATTGTCGCGGCACTCGTCGCGAACCTCGCGATCGCGGTGGCGAAGTTCGTCGCGTTCCTCTTCAGTGGCTCCTCGTCGATGCTCGCCGAGAGCGTGCACTCGCTCGCGGACTCGGGCAACCAGGGGCTGCTGCTCCTCGGCGGCAAGAAGGCGCAGCGCGAGGCGACCCCGCAACACCCGTTCGGGTACGGGCGCGAGCGCTACATCTACGCCTTCCTGGTCTCCATCGTGCTCTTCTCGGTCGGCGGCATGTTCGCGATCTACGAGGGCTACGAAAAGATCAAGCACCCGCACGAGATCGAGGCCTGGTACTGGCCGGTCGGAGTCCTGGTCTTCGCGATCATCGCCGAGACCTTCTCCTTCCGTACGGCCATCAAGGAGTCGAACCTCACGCGCGGCAAGCTCACGTGGACGCAGTTCGTCCGCCGCGCGAAGGCTCCCGAGCTGCCGGTCGTGCTCCTGGAGGACCTGGGCGCGCTCGTCGGTCTGATCCTGGCCCTGGCCGGCGTCAGCCTCGCGCTCGCGACGGGCGACGGCGTCTGGGACGGCATCGGCACGCTCTGCATCGGCATCCTGCTGATCCTCATCGCGATCATCCTGGCCGCGGAGACCAAGTCCCTGCTCCTGGGTGAGGCCGCGGGCACGGACGAGGTCGAGAAGATCGAGAAGGCCCTGGTCGACGGCGACACGGTCACCCGCGTCATCCACATGCGCACGCTGCACCTCGGCCCCGAGGAGCTCCTCGTCGCCGCCAAGATCGCCGTCCACCAGAACGAAACCGCCGCCCAGGTGGCCGCCGCCATAAACGCCGCCGAGGAGCGCATCCGAGCCGCGGTCCCGATCGCCCGCGTGATCTACCTGGAGCCGGACATCTACGACGAGACGGCGGCTGCCGAGGGCACGAACCCGGCGAAGTCGCCGGGCAGCAACTGA
- the manA gene encoding mannose-6-phosphate isomerase, class I, with the protein MDRLTNTIRPYAWGSTTAIAELIGVEPTGEPQAEMWMGAHPGAPSRTERGPLDEVIDEDPGHELGRAAVAKFGPRLPFLLKILAAGAPLSLQVHPDLEQAREGYEDEESRGVPIDAPNRNYKDANHKPELICALTEFDGLCGFRDPVETADLLAGLGVDSLKPYVDLLHAKPEEGALREVLTAVLTADPEEMAATVTEVTDAAERLGGAYTPYAGIAHHYPGDPGVIAAMLLNHVRLQPGEALFLGAGVPHAYLDGLGVEIMANSDNVLRCGLTPKHVDVPELLRIVRFEATDPGVLRPEATSDGEEVYDTPIDEFRLSRFVLADGAAPHDLTAATPQILLCTAGSVRVGDAGQLTPGQSVFVPADEKTEVSGVGTLFRATVVA; encoded by the coding sequence GTGGACCGCCTCACCAACACCATCCGCCCCTACGCCTGGGGTTCCACCACCGCCATCGCGGAGCTCATCGGCGTCGAGCCGACCGGTGAACCGCAGGCCGAGATGTGGATGGGCGCCCACCCCGGCGCGCCATCGCGCACCGAGCGCGGCCCGCTCGACGAGGTGATCGACGAGGACCCGGGGCACGAGCTCGGCAGGGCGGCCGTCGCCAAGTTCGGCCCGCGCCTGCCCTTCCTCCTCAAGATCCTCGCCGCGGGCGCCCCGCTCTCCCTCCAGGTGCACCCCGACCTGGAGCAGGCGAGGGAGGGCTACGAGGACGAGGAGAGCCGGGGCGTCCCGATCGACGCCCCGAACCGCAACTACAAGGACGCCAACCACAAGCCCGAACTGATCTGCGCGCTCACGGAGTTCGACGGCCTCTGCGGCTTCCGCGACCCCGTCGAGACCGCGGACCTGCTGGCCGGGCTCGGCGTCGACTCCTTGAAGCCGTACGTCGATCTGCTGCACGCCAAGCCCGAAGAGGGCGCCCTGCGCGAGGTCCTGACGGCCGTACTGACCGCGGACCCCGAGGAGATGGCGGCGACCGTCACCGAAGTCACCGACGCCGCCGAGCGACTTGGCGGCGCCTACACCCCGTACGCGGGCATCGCGCACCACTACCCCGGCGACCCCGGCGTCATCGCGGCGATGCTCCTCAACCACGTCCGACTGCAGCCCGGCGAGGCGCTGTTCCTCGGCGCCGGAGTCCCGCACGCCTACCTCGACGGCCTCGGCGTGGAGATCATGGCGAACTCGGACAACGTCCTGCGCTGCGGCCTGACCCCCAAGCACGTCGACGTACCCGAACTCCTGCGCATCGTCCGCTTCGAGGCCACCGACCCCGGTGTCCTGCGCCCGGAGGCCACTTCTGACGGCGAAGAGGTCTACGACACCCCGATCGACGAGTTCCGCCTCTCCCGCTTCGTCCTGGCCGATGGCGCGGCCCCGCACGACCTCACCGCCGCCACCCCGCAGATCCTGCTCTGCACGGCGGGCTCCGTCCGCGTGGGCGACGCCGGGCAACTCACGCCCGGCCAGTCCGTGTTCGTCCCCGCGGACGAAAAGACCGAAGTATCCGGAGTCGGCACTCTCTTCCGTGCCACTGTGGTGGCCTGA
- a CDS encoding SIS domain-containing protein, translating into MLDESLLDAPEALAVADRRGLLRGAAEAGARVRTAVRHATEAGLTQLKPDGRPRAILIAGPGTAATCVADLLGTLAGGGCPVIRLAPTGVAPAAGALRWALPGWAGPLDLLLIATPDGTEPGLELLAEQAYRRGCTVVAVAPARSPLAEGVEGSHGLTVAMATSPYGEYEAPHDGERASESYEARRLDDEAAASAPATLWALLTPLLILLDRTGLITAPAETLEKIADRLDHVAERCGPVVATYSNPAKTLAAELAEALPVIWTEGRFAGPAGRRFAATLAELAGHPAVAGELPESLPAHGALLAGNLAPSEDDDDFFRDRVEDAQHLRARVVLLRDRPVDAGGLSAAPAARELAHGHDIAISELEPEDGDDLETLAELIAITDFAAVYLALAPRDRS; encoded by the coding sequence ATGCTGGACGAATCGCTCCTTGACGCCCCCGAGGCCCTCGCCGTGGCCGACCGCCGCGGCCTCCTCCGCGGCGCAGCGGAGGCAGGCGCCCGCGTCCGCACAGCGGTGCGGCACGCCACGGAGGCCGGGCTCACGCAGCTCAAGCCTGACGGCCGCCCCCGGGCCATCCTGATCGCGGGCCCCGGCACGGCCGCCACCTGCGTGGCGGATCTGCTCGGCACCCTCGCGGGGGGAGGCTGCCCCGTGATCCGCCTCGCCCCCACCGGCGTGGCCCCCGCGGCAGGCGCCCTGCGCTGGGCGCTCCCCGGCTGGGCGGGCCCCCTGGACCTGCTGCTCATCGCCACCCCGGACGGCACGGAACCGGGCCTCGAACTCCTCGCGGAACAGGCCTACCGCCGCGGCTGCACGGTCGTGGCCGTCGCCCCCGCCCGCTCCCCGCTGGCCGAGGGCGTCGAAGGCTCGCACGGCCTCACGGTCGCGATGGCCACATCGCCGTACGGGGAGTACGAAGCCCCGCACGACGGAGAGCGCGCCTCCGAGTCGTACGAGGCGCGCCGCCTGGACGACGAGGCCGCCGCGTCCGCCCCCGCCACCCTCTGGGCCCTGCTCACCCCGCTCCTCATCCTCCTGGACCGCACCGGCCTGATCACCGCACCGGCCGAGACCCTGGAGAAGATCGCCGACCGCCTCGACCACGTCGCGGAACGCTGCGGGCCCGTCGTCGCGACGTACAGCAACCCCGCCAAGACGCTCGCCGCCGAACTCGCCGAGGCCCTCCCGGTGATCTGGACCGAGGGCCGGTTCGCGGGCCCCGCGGGCCGCCGTTTCGCCGCCACGCTCGCCGAGCTCGCAGGCCACCCCGCGGTCGCGGGCGAGCTGCCCGAGTCACTGCCCGCGCACGGCGCCCTGCTCGCGGGCAACCTCGCCCCGAGCGAGGACGACGACGACTTCTTCCGTGACCGCGTCGAGGACGCACAGCACCTGCGCGCCCGCGTCGTCCTGCTCCGCGACCGCCCGGTGGACGCCGGAGGCCTCAGCGCCGCGCCCGCGGCCCGCGAGCTCGCCCACGGCCACGACATCGCGATCAGCGAGCTCGAGCCTGAGGACGGCGACGACCTGGAGACCCTCGCGGAGCTGATCGCCATCACGGATTTCGCCGCCGTTTACCTGGCGCTCGCCCCGAGGGACCGATCATGA
- a CDS encoding Trm112 family protein → MPLEAGLLEILACPACHAPLKEADTELVCTAAAKDCGLAYPVRDGIPVLLVDEARRPA, encoded by the coding sequence ATGCCGCTCGAAGCCGGCCTCCTGGAGATCCTCGCCTGCCCGGCCTGCCACGCCCCCCTCAAGGAGGCGGACACGGAGCTGGTCTGCACGGCAGCCGCGAAGGACTGCGGCCTCGCCTACCCCGTCCGCGACGGCATCCCCGTACTCCTCGTCGACGAGGCCCGCCGCCCCGCGTAA